The following are from one region of the Capsicum annuum cultivar UCD-10X-F1 chromosome 1, UCD10Xv1.1, whole genome shotgun sequence genome:
- the LOC107856396 gene encoding RNA polymerase sigma factor sigD, chloroplastic encodes MAMAAWSCSNHTPSSLFPYPAKLSSKPLFHYAILYCPKTCSFLDPIHALAIEAANEAVTIEGNSLVFETDNINEVEIFNEKIELALRRKKRRKRRRCCYSECLDMDKGDKIFNSKSVKTGFYLTHKEESEYSWYLKEEARIEILRKMVEKTSEIELNQNQLAKAAGMSTKKLDKLLVNGKESQKKIIQCYKGLVVSVAASYQGKGLSLQDLIQEGSIGLLHGAKKFNPKKGYKLSTYAYWWIRQAITRAVANKSRLIRLPGSISELFPKICNAKAELSIKLRRMPSFDEIAEALDLDVSTVRLVIERNRAPISIDQIVTSQGHMSLKDIISGQEDTTPEEIVKRQMMKQDLEKILHNVLCDREAKILKLYFGLNGDTPQSFEEIGRVLKLSRERIRQINCTALSKLRESSMLDSFKMYIT; translated from the exons ATGGCGATGGCTGCATGGTCATGTTCAAACCATACTCCATCTTCACTCTTTCCTTATCCTGCTAAATTATCCTCTAAACCTCTCTTCCATTATGCAATTCTCTATTGTCCCAAAACTTGCTCTTTTTTGGATCCAATTCATGCATTAGCAATTGAAGCAGCTAATGAGGCTGTCACAATTGAAGGAAATTCTTTGGTTTTTGAAACAGACAATATCAATGAAGTTGAGATATTTAATGAGAAGATTGAGTTAGCATTGAGAAGAAAGaagaggaggaaaagaagaagatgttGTTATTCAGAATGTTTGGACATGGATAAAGGGGATAAGATTTTTAATAGTAAATCTGTAAAGACAGGTTTCTACTTGACACATAAGGAAGAGTCGGAGTATTCTTGGTATCTTAAG GAAGAAGCAAGAATTGAGATACTGAGAAAGATGGTTGAAAAAACAAGTGAGATTGaactaaaccaaaatcaattagcTAAGGCAGCAGGAATGAGCACGAAAAAGCTAGATAAGCTCTTGGTTAATGGTAAAGAATCACAAAAGAAGATAATTCAATGCTATAAAGGGCTTGTTGTATCTGTTGCAGCTTCATATCAAGGCAAAGGATTAAGCTTACAAGATCTAATTCAG GAAGGAAGCATAGGTCTACTTCATGGTGCAAAAAAGTTCAATCCTAAGAAGGGGTATAAGCTTTCTACTTATGCTTATTGGTGGATTAGGCAAGCTATTACTAGAGCTGTAGCAAACAAGTCTAGACTTATTAGATTACCG GGGAGCATATCTGAacttttcccaaagatttgcaaTGCTAAAGCTGAGTTAAGTATAAAACTTCGGCGAATGCCTTCCTTCGATGAAATTGCAGAAGCTCTTGATCTGGATGTTTCAACTGTCAGACTAGTTATCGAGAGAAACCGAGCACCAATTTCCATTGATCAAATAGTAACTAGCCAAGGCCACATGTCATTGAAG GATATCATATCAGGGCAAGAGGACACAACACCAGAAGAAATTGTGAAAAGACAAATGATGAAGCAAGACCTGGAGAAGATTCTCCACAATGTGTTATGTGATAGAGAAGCAAAGATTCTGAAACTGTACTTTGGCCTAAATGGAGATACACCTCAATCTTTTGAGGAGATAGGAAGAGTGCTTAAGCTTTCAAGAGAAAGGATTAGACAGATTAACTGCACTGCCTTGTCAAAATTAAGAGAAAGTAGTATGTTAGACAGCTTCAAAATGTACATAAcatga